The Pygocentrus nattereri isolate fPygNat1 chromosome 17, fPygNat1.pri, whole genome shotgun sequence genome window below encodes:
- the LOC108441352 gene encoding G protein-activated inward rectifier potassium channel 3-like, protein MYSGGRRTSNVESRRTSATIQDGLKAKLASASSPSLKPKSSIMVIAKPTGDYQTQIANVDVLLPEGDIVPDASSVSSPLPMPDITVGQNSRLRASMRRHKSTTDLPYSLQRGYVRGQRPSICTPTAAELALLRRCSLFEAAGRPCCRHALSVPNMASPNTSPLRSTSATPSRSALCTPVQELEGNVKARSKLVETESAQTPTCTREEREQRRYVSKDGKCRVDLAHMAEKERFLADMFTSFVDLQYRWFLFVFMMCYAVTWFIFAGLYALNAFLRGDLELPPNSASDIPVGREVCYPNVDGFVSALLFSVETQRTIGYGARTVSPSCREGVLLVMAQCIVGSMIDALMVGCMFVKISRPKKRAETLLFSRTCVVANRDDQLCLMFRLGDLRESHMVDAKVRAKLIKSRQTSEGEFLPLQQSEIDLGYESGSDRLFLVEPQVIQHTIDSTSPFWELGPEQLRKQQFEIIVILEGIVEATGMMCQAKTSYIETEIEWGARFEPCMTMEKGAFRVDLRRFHSTYPVPLLPCSAREAQQLQMIQAGLELPGSLKESGDCVVDEEDQEEDVLRPQGTCVFTIENIQELNESDSH, encoded by the exons ATGTACAGTGGTGGGAGAAGGACCTCGAATGTAGAAAGCAGGAGAACATCAGCGACTATCCAGGATGGTCTGAAAGCCAAACTGGCCTCAGCTAGCAGCCCAAGCCTCAAGCCGAAATCCAGCATAATGGTCATCGCTAAACCTACTGGAGACTACCAAACACAGATCGCAAAT gTGGACGTCCTTCTCCCCGAGGGTGATATCGTACCTGATGCGAGCAGCGTCAGCAGCCCCCTCCCAATGCCAGACATCACAGTGGGCCAGAACTCTAGGCTGCGCGCATCCATGCGCCGCCACAAGAGCACCACTGACCTGCCGTACAGCCTGCAACGCGGCTACGTGCGAGGCCAGAGGCCCAGCATCTGCACGCCCACTGCGGCCGAGCTGGCCCTGCTGAGGCGCTGCTCACTCTTTGAAGCGGCTGGTCGGCCGTGCTGTCGCCATGCCCTCAGCGTGCCAAACATGGCCAGCCCCAACACCAGCCCTTTACGCAGCACCTCGGCCACCCCCTCCCGCAGCGCGCTTTGCACCCCAGTGCAGGAGCTGGAGGGCAATGTCAAGGCGCGCAGCAAGCTGGTGGAGACGGAGAGCGCACAGACACCCACCTGCACACGTGAGGAGCGCGAGCAGCGGCGCTACGTCTCCAAAGATGGAAAGTGTCGCGTGGATTTGGCGCACATGGCAGAAAAAGAGCGCTTTCTGGCCGACATGTTCACCTCCTTTGTGGACCTCCAGTACCGCTGGTTTCTCTTCGTTTTTATGATGTGCTACGCAGTTACCTGGTTCATCTTCGCAGGGCTTTACGCACTTAACGCCTTCCTGCGCGGCGACCTCGAACTCCCTCCCAACAGCGCCAGCGACATTCCTGTAGGGCGCGAGGTGTGCTACCCCAACGTGGACGGCTTCGTTTCAGCTTTGCTCTTCTCCGTGGAGACGCAGCGCACCATCGGCTACGGTGCACGCACTGTATCCCCGAGCTGCCGCGAGGGCGTCCTCCTGGTCATGGCGCAGTGCATCGTAGGCTCCATGATCGACGCCCTCATGGTGGGCTGCATGTTTGTCAAGATCTCGCGGCCTAAGAAACGCGCCGAAACGCTCCTCTTCAGCCGGACCTGTGTGGTGGCCAACCGTGACGACCAGCTTTGCCTTATGTTCCGCCTGGGAGACCTGCGCGAGAGCCACATGGTGGACGCCAAAGTGCGCGCCAAGCTCATCAAGTCGAGGCAGACGTCAGAAGGTGAGTTCCTCCCACTCCAGCAGTCCGAGATTGACCTGGGCTACGAGTCCGGTTCTGACCGCCTGTTCCTTGTGGAGCCACAGGTCATCCAGCATACCATAGACTCCACCAGCCCATTCTGGGAGTTAGGTCCGGAGCAGCTGCGCAAGCAACAGTTTGAGATCATCGTCATCCTGGAGGGGATTGTAGAGGCCACAG GAATGATGTGCCAGGCAAAGACGTCTTACATTGAGACGGAGATTGAGTGGGGAGCTCGTTTCGAGCCGTGTATGACTATGGAGAAAGGTGCGTTCCGAGTGGACTTGCGGCGGTTTCACAGCACTTATCCAGTGCCTCTCCTCCCATGCAGTGCTCGAGAAGCTCAACAGCTTCAGATGATACAGGCTGGACTTGAGTTGCCTGGGTCTCTGAAAGAAAGTGGAGACTGTGTGGTTGATGAAGAAGACCAAGAAGAAGATGTCCTCCGGCCACAAGGGACCTGTGTTTTCACTATTGAGAATATTCAAGAGTTAAACGAGTCGGATTCCCATTAG